A segment of the Tachysurus vachellii isolate PV-2020 chromosome 18, HZAU_Pvac_v1, whole genome shotgun sequence genome:
cactatcaggaagactattccagagtttgggagctaaataagaaaacgctctaccacctttagtagacttagatattctggaactaccagaagtcctgagttttgtgatctcagagagcgcgaaggattgtaacgtgttagaagactagttagatatgtgggagctaaaccattaaacGTGGGGTCTCCGGTGTTTGAGAAAcacttcagaaaaccgagtcgggccgccaaacaaaacaaaaacaaaactaacgtgtagccaatgagcagaaaggggcgtgtcttgtcaatatgggcggagcgagtgttcagtgcgcatgtgtgacattagcagaaagcggttttaacattgacatggaggataaaaacaaagaaagaaagtgaagaaagacttacgataaggtaagaagtaggacgtgttaatataggatcagctttccagcgctggagagaactgaacgtcttcagcgtgaaacggagctaaacctttcatagtacaacacacagtactacacaaacacatgtgtattaccatagtattactcattgtgttcatttattgataaaaatatcccctcggtcagctgccccaacaggttccgccataatagttgtctgggttatacttgggttatacttgtctggtgtatgtgtgggcggagctaacaaaacaggggtgggacccatttgggttaggggtgtgtttgttttggtgatttcaaatgtcaacattggctttcaaacaatggagaccccacctttaatgttgtGGATTTTTAATTAAGCAGCTATTCGTTCCCTCAGGAACttcgttttctttctctctttggaTATTTCCAAATACTGAAGGCACCCGAGTCACACTCCATCTCACTGGAACCCCATCAGtgacacattacacacaacagtgtgGGTTTGTAACGCAAAAATTTACTAAAGTACTAAAGAGCTACTCAGACAGAGCTCAAACCTGTCGTATCAGAGTtctaacatctctctctctctctctcgctctctctctctctctctctctctctctctctctctctctctctctctctctctctttagctcaGAGATCATCTCATCATGCCTGTAGCCACCACTCACACGGAGCCTGGTAAGTCCTCACGTCCCACCGTTTTCACTCAGAAGTGTTTGTCATCTATACACAAGTGGCCCTTTGCAGTGAGAACAGTTTAGCTGAAGCGATTTCATCAGACACGGTTAGTTCATCTCTAACTGCACAGACCGCTCGACTTCCCAGCTCACAGAAAGtgcagtttaaataaaaatttcgaCAAGAACCCGACAATAAACTTTAGTTTAGACTAAAATATTTGTTAAGTAAACGTTGCAGATTTGTTAGCTTATGGTGTGTCATCATTATCCCGCTGTAGCTCTGTCGCAGGTGGATGCTCTGAGCGACAGCACCAGCTCCGCCACGGCCAACGACCTCGACCTCATCTTCCTCAAAGGCATTATGGAAAGTCCACTGGTGAGTatgttaaacaaaacacacacacacacacacacacacaaaatattgttgaatgtctgtgtgttctgCAGAATGCTGAGAGTCCGGAGGAACCTCGTCTCGAGGCAGTGGGAGACAAAAACATCGAGCTGCTGCAGGACATCCTGAGGGACCTGAGTCCCATCACTCACCGCAGTAACACCGCTGCCGAGCTCTCGAACATCCTTAACCAACCCCATTTCCAGGTAAAtgctcagtacacacagacttgGAATTTTTAAGCAGATTTTCTTCTCCAGTTTTTGAGCAAGGTGTAAGAATGtaatttgatgtgatgtgatgtgattgcAGTCTCTCCTGGAGACCCACGACTCAGTGGCCTCTAAAACGTCTGAAACTCCTCCCCCAAGCCCACAAGCCTCTGTGGAGCTGAACCTGCCGTCGGTCCCCGCTGACGCCGTGCGCATGGTGGGCATCCGCAAAGTGGCCGGGGAACAACTGGTAGGGTTTCAACAACATAACCAATCATTGGGTGAcctctcatttttattaaagtgtaattatTCAATCGACAAAATACCGGTTAAGCTTGCAAAATTTCATAAACAAGCTCTCATGGCATGGACACTGGCCTACAAGCATAACTTTTCACCTAGGAGATATTATATTTGGGACAACAAAGACatcttatataaaaataaatctcttttttttttaatactgggttgaaaacaatattatattagttaGTCAGCTTTTAAATAATGATGGAAATTTATTGACATATAGAGaatttttgaataaatttaaaataccaTTTAGACCTAAAGAATTTGCTGTTGTAATGGATGCAATTCCCCAAAAAGTATTGATACTTCTGAGGAATGCATTACAGGGGGAAGATCTAAATTTTACAGATATCAAGGGTACAATATTTATTGGTAATacgaatattttacaaaatagagTCTCAAATAACTATATTAGGAATTtacttaataatattgtttatccTCCAGCTCGTTTTTTCTGGTCTTCTGTGTTTGGGGATGTGAATTGGCGTAAAGCTTGGAGAACGGTGGATAAATTCTAcgttaataataaagtaaaagaagtctcttttaaaataatgcataGAATATACCCGGTAAAGCATGTGCTGGAACGTTTTAAATTAGATATTGATTACTCCTGTAATTTCTGTAAAGGTGAAAAGGAaactatttttcatttgtttttccattgcctacatacaaaaataatttgGATTGAGATAGagaatttaattaagaaaaaattgAACATTGAATTACAGTTGAGTGGACTCGATATAATGATACACTTTAATGATCATGGGATTGGAAAAGAGAAGGCATATTTCAtacaattgttattattaatgggaaaatttcacattcataaAATGAAGTGGTCTGACTCCAAaccaaattttttttgctttataaatgatttcaaactttattgttctgttttcgGTAATTGTCGAAGCAAAAAGGCAATTCGAGTTTATAATATTGTAAGCAGATATGATGTATAGGGTAGcatccttttccttttccttttgtttgttataattttgCTCTTGTCCTCTGgcattgttatttcttttattttagttgctgtGAATTTGTACTTTCAATAATATATCTCATTGTATTGTTGGTTTatggcattaataaaaaaataataataaaaaaaataaaaaaataaccaatCCACACAAAACAATGCTAAGCCAAATATCTTTTCAATATTTTCCCCGAGTCCTAATGAACAGAATCCTGGGATTATGTAGCtggaggtttcacactgctcctactgtcCCAGaggttaacactgaatcctggctctttatacattcctaaaccctgatGCAACCTTCTTCTTATTTACATATTCGCGTATCGACAATCCTGATGGGGCGGAGACACGTTACGTAACCTGTTCCGACTCCTCCCTCTTCAGGGCGTGACTTTCCGGATTGAGAACGGAGAACTGGTGATCGCTCGGATTCTGCACGGAGGGATGATCGATCAGCAGGGTCTCCTCCATGTAGGGGACATCATAAAGGAAGTGAACGGGAAGGACGTAGGGGACGACCCACGCGTGCTCCAGGAGGTGCTGCAGGAGGCCAGCGGCAGCATCGTGCTCAAAGTCCTGCCCAGCTACCAGGAGCCGCAGCCCCCCAGACAGGTAACAACGTGGAGTCTGAGTTTCTgcaaggtttattttaatgtactgACTGTAACACATGAGCATGTATCATAAATATAGCAACCGCCCGCTCACACAGCAGACGAGGAGGAAACTCCGGTGTCGGAACACGAAGCCGGAATGTTTTTGGGTGTGAAATCTTTGCAGTTTCtgtgtaactaataaacctGCTTTGTCTCAttcccgttttttttttacacatatgtTAAGTACAGTGTATATCGGAGGCAAATATTGATTttacatgaacacaaaacacacacttcctcgTCCTGTAAACGCCTCCACGTATGATGACGGTAAAGACAGTAAACTAAACCTGTTGTTCATCGCAGGTCTTTGTGAAGTGCCATTTTGATTATGACCCGGCCAGCGACAACCTGATTCCCTGTAAGGAAGCCGGACTTCAGTTTAGCAGCGGAGACGTTCTGCAGATCGTCAACCAGGAGGACGTCAACTGGTGGCAGGTAAGACTAGCAGGACAAGACGAACCGCAATCACATGCACGGTCCTAATAACGTCTTCCGCTATCATGCCATGACATTAATCGTAACTAGGATGTCGTacctcagtggttaaggtgtcggaccACTGTTCGGAAGCTTGTGACTTCAAATCCCAGATCctcaaagctgccactgctgggcccctgagcaaggcccttaacgctaaAAATCTAGATAAGTGTATTCttcagtttttaaaatatttattgttagcCATCTGCTGTGGTATAATGGAAATGAAGGAAACAAACAGACTTCATAACACCACCCCGTCATTAAGCTACTCAAGTCTCCAGTCGCCGTACTGTGAAGTCAGCAAGAGGCGTTCCTACTATTGCTGGTTACCATAGTAACAAGGTGATGCGACTAGCATTTCAGAGCTTTCTCTCTGTTAAAATGAATTGTTCTGAAGGGATATTTGGTGTATaaaattcatcatcatcatcatcatcggaGATGAACGTCGtctctggacacgcccacatcgtTGGTCTGGTTGAATAACGAACGGTCGCTTTGTTGCCGAGTCATTGTATGTGTGAACAGTTAAAGCGGCAGCACTatctaatatacagtataaactatAGCTTAAATTAAATAGACACctcacagagctgtgtgtgtgtgtgtgtgtgcgcgtgtgtgtgtgcgtgtgtgtgtgtgcgtgtgtaggcTCGACGGGTTCAAGGAGGACGTGCCGGACTCATCCCCAGTCAGCTGCTTGAGGAGAAGAGGAAAGCGTTTGTAAAGAGAGATGTGGAGCTCCCACCAGCAGGTAGCGCTGTTTCTAATCTTTCGAAAGCAATTTGTTTGGCAACATTTTATAGCAGGAGATTTCTACAATTTTGgacaataacaacacacactttGATGGAAATGTGATCTGTACAGAACAAAAAGTGTTTCTCTGAATCCACACGTAAGACCAAAGAGAGACGGATGAGAAGGTTTGTGGATAAACGGTGAGCGTCAGACTGCTGAAAGCAACAATATTTACAGCAGCAACAGAAACACAGGAAGTAGATCATCCTGAGGATCCCTGCTTCGTGCTGCACTTCAGAGAATCTGTTCAGAGTTCCTCCTGATCTTGTTCTACAAACCTCAGGAGCTTTGGTATGCGAGCTAAAGGGAGCTCTGCTGTGTTTCAGGTACACTGTGTAGCGGGATCGGaggcaagaagaagaagaaaatgatgtaTCTGACCACCAAAAACGCAGGTGTGTGCTCCGTTTATACTCCGTGTCACATCAACCACTGACGAGTGTGTTTAAGAGCTTAAATGATGGAAATCTGGATTTTatctagggctgggcgatacggctgaaaactgtatcacaatatcagtgtttcatatcggtcatatcgataattattgatattttttatgacctatttaaaataaggaccaggagaaaaatatattacatttaaacatttttattttaaacttaaccttcctctgatcgtaatcccctcagttattaagacagaaatgtcaacaagcagaaaaactctaataattataatgtaaacataagtctaaagtcacaatgaacacttaattatctcttaacatttaaggtgcaaaatgcttaataaagtgtaataaaatagtgcaaagtgttaaatataaacaaagagAAACCTAAGAATTTAGTGGAAGTTTAGTGCTATTGCATAATGTGCAGACGACGTTGGTGTGACTGCGGTCAGACTtctaatatccaaaaaactgccgtactggtgagctgacttttcctcttttatttacaatttcctggCTCGCTgcagctcattttctgctcatcagtcgccggttactgaagaggaatccagcagaccggcACGAGacgacgatatggcgcaaccaaacgtgataccgttacatgattggctgttagcgtgtcaccccctgcgttgctaggttaccagagagcgagcgcctttgttaatgcaaccaaacttgcttcgcaacctctgttttcttccgacgaagaataaaaaatatcgaacacttttttttattgatatcgatcgtgtgtctatcgcgatacatatcgttatcgttttatcgcccagccctaatttTATCCAAACATGAATGAAGCAATAGAATCATCCTTATTAATTTTGCagcttagatttatttatttatttatttatttattatcaaaaCTAATTAAACAGAATACAAGCCAATCACAGTGCCTGGAATATTACGGAGTGAAGATTTAATAAATAGCATTATACACTGTAGAGTGGTACatacttcacttcctgttcgCTGTAGAGTGGTAGACTGGATCatacttcacttcctgtttgctgtAGAGTGGTAGACTGGATCatacttcacttcctgtttgctgtAGAGTGGTAGACTGGATCatacttcacttcctgtttgctgtAGAGTGGTAGACTGGATCatacttcacttcctgtttgctgtAGAGTGGTAGACTGGATCatacttcacttcctgttcactGCAGCATGTTAGATGGGATCATACGTCACTTCGTCTCTCTCCTCACTCAGATTTCGACATGCATGAGCTGATGATCTACGAGGAAGTGGCCCAGGTTCCTCCGTTCAAGAGGAAAACACTGGTTCTGATCGGAGCTCAGGGAGTCGGGCGACGCAGCCTAAAGAACAAGCTTCTGGTTTCTGATCCTCATCTGTTCGGGACTACGATTCCCTGTAAGTAAAAGCTGCGTTACTACTtccacaagcacacaaactcAGTTTATATTGTACGACTCGTTACGGCAGCAGATTTTAGCCTTAATTTTCCCTCGTTATAAATATCACACGTCAAGACTTTCTAATTTCCATTTAAGCACAGAGTGGTAAATATTACTGCTTGATCTCTCAGACACTTCCAGGAAGCCTAAAgcgggcgagagagagagcaggatgtACGCCTTCACATCCCGAAGCAAAATGGAGGCTGATATCAAAGCAGGCCGTTACCTGGAGCACGGCGAATATGATGGAAACCTGTACGGCACCAAGATCGACTCCATCCACGAGGTAGCCGAGGCAGGACGTCTCTGCATCCTGGACGTCCACCCGCAGGTGAGATTAGGAACAGGTTCCAGCCTCCGATGATTTCAGTCCTAAGAATCGACGATGCAGTGCTGTATGAATAAGAGCTTCATCATCTACGTGTTTGTCTAGTCTCTGAAGATCTTGAGGACCTCCGAGTTCCTGCCTTATGTAGTTTTCATCGATGCTCCAGAGTTCGAGGTGCTCAGGTCCATGAACAGAGCAGGCATCGAGGCCGGAGTGGTCAGCAAAGAGCTAACGGTACGAGCCTCGGTACAGTGAGTTTTACACTGCATgagctagtgttaatttcgtgaGACGAGAcaaaatatgttcgtcaacaacctttttttcatgactaagacgagacgatgacaagactgcaccactgtccaaaaacgctgactaaggccacgttcacactgcaggtaaaagtggcccaaatctgatttttttggggtcaagtgaccaggtcagacttcttcaggagtagtgtgaacactcaaatctagcccagatctgattttttcaaatcagattcagaccacttccatatgtggtcctgaatcagacccaaatctgattttttccaatgtggccacagtgtgaacaaccgaggcggatttgatgcgacttttacgtcaatctacatcgacattcgtcacaattatgcgccggcgagttcgcacacaaacgtgactacgcctacagaatggatcaaataatcaaaagttgccctcgacatccgaaaattttcaaaacactgcgtctctgtgctgccattacacaaacatttagaaagaaaagcgaaaatgcttacttcctccataacctcgccaactttagcgcaatggcgtgctgcgtgtgacgtcattgttattgttcgtttgcgcatgcgggtcagttcgaaacctcaaacagttcacactggtatctgatataggccacattttaaaaggtaatgtgaacagccaaacaaaaaaatcagatctgagcaaaatatccgaattgagcgttaagacttgcagtgtgaacgcagcttaagactaaattaacatgcattattgttgacaaaaaaagacgagacgaaaatgttttgtataaaataaaaactaagataaaatctctcttcattttcgtctacaattgtctctgctttttcatcagctgttacgcctttaaaatattcacaacgagttcgcggcttcgcaatgtttagtgtgtgtgtgtagaaagaattcgtccacacgccgctcaaaaaaaataaataaaaactcctgagcgcaagtccacccctggtctaggctttttgtgttaaattatatttcctgtcactgcacaggctcttttattgtacatgacagcttatgtcccgatgaccggtctttacattacgattaaaagcagcatcaataaagtaaaaaatgtgatgtgcggtcaagttcgagtgaaacatacatatatgtgaaacactttttttactgaaatgtttatcagtaataatgtgttattttaaaaaaaggccacaattttttgactaaaactagactaaaatgacgagacttttagtcgactaaaactttactaacaaaaaaagatatgagaatgactaaatatgactaaaactaacaaggacatttggtacaagactaagactaaattaaaaataggtgacgaaattaacactagcacgagcatatttatttatttgtttgtttgtttgtttgtttgttatttcccTCACAAACTCCAAccctgaaaatatttaaaaaaaaaaaaaaaaacctcaaacacTGAAGACCAGAAAGCCTTAACTCTATGTTCATCTTCTACTTGGTAGGATGCTGAGCTGAACAGGATACTGGATGACAGCTGGAGGATTAAGAAGGCGTACGGACACTACTTCGACCTGACTGTCGTAAACGACGGCTTGGACAGAACCTACAGCAGTCTGAAGGCTGAACTGAAGAAGCTGAGCGGAGTTCAACAGTGGGTTCCAGTCAGCTGGGTGTTTTAGAGGACTGTCCCTCATTCGACCCTCATTTCAGTTACGTTAGatgaaaatttatttatttatttatttatttatttatttatctatctatctatctatctatctatctatctatctatctatctatctatctatccgttcCATTTACTTCTAATCCTGAGCGAGAGCGTGTTTTGTAGCTTCTCACATGTCGCTGTCAACCatatctgctaaaaaaaaaaaggctgtgtcccaaaccacacatcaTTCGAGCTTTTAGCGTCAACTACGAACAAATGTGAGACCgatatatgtatttttaacgAGAAGCAAAACCCCTCGAACGACAAACTTTATTCACCGATATTCTAGATCACGACGTTAACAATTGTTAAGTGCGAGTATGTTATTTGAGACACggcaataaaatgtatttaattacagATAAACACGATGACAGCTAACAGACGCAGGGACTATAGCAACGTGCAAAACTCTTGCACTAATACATCAGGGAGATTAACACACAGTCCACTGCCAGTAACCGCtttaatgtttttactttttaatatgaGCTAATACAAGTTCATATAAATTTGTATTAAGTAAAAAAAGCAGTAGGATAAGgttgatgaggatgaggatgatgatggataaagcatatcgtcgctgtcgggcggaaacctcgtatgtccaaatttggttaatttcatattttttcacatatcgatgctattggtcagtccccacgtgggtctgttatttttacaagttattaaccaatctaaagtcttgaaaatagcttgagcacaaatctcataactccattggacacttcaactgtccacctcttcctcactccgcgggagagcttcacggcatatttctcctcaagaagagtcgcaacgaatcaacacgtcttctgaggtaaatgtcttcaaaacactgggctcaaagaaaaaaaatcttgacccccgctagttctggtgctcgtctgaggacaggaatttagcgcaagacaatccactgcaacgtggactaaaccctgtgcactgcagataaggtacggcgtttttttaatgtcctgaaaaataacggttttggagatacgaggattccgcctgacagcgacgatatggaaGCTGTACTAATTGGGTGAAATATACAAAtccaggtggaaaaaaaaagcaaggttCAATGTAGAAAATTCCAGAAAACTGTCAGAAAGTTGTATAACGCATGGCGTATTGTGACGTAAGCAAAACAGTCCGGTCTCGTCCAGTCTGGTTTGTTTGCTTTAATAGAGAGTCcacagacaaaataaacaccCAAAGAGCATGCGTTAAATT
Coding sequences within it:
- the mpp2a gene encoding MAGUK p55 subfamily member 2a, which encodes MPVATTHTEPALSQVDALSDSTSSATANDLDLIFLKGIMESPLNAESPEEPRLEAVGDKNIELLQDILRDLSPITHRSNTAAELSNILNQPHFQSLLETHDSVASKTSETPPPSPQASVELNLPSVPADAVRMVGIRKVAGEQLGVTFRIENGELVIARILHGGMIDQQGLLHVGDIIKEVNGKDVGDDPRVLQEVLQEASGSIVLKVLPSYQEPQPPRQVFVKCHFDYDPASDNLIPCKEAGLQFSSGDVLQIVNQEDVNWWQARRVQGGRAGLIPSQLLEEKRKAFVKRDVELPPAGTLCSGIGGKKKKKMMYLTTKNADFDMHELMIYEEVAQVPPFKRKTLVLIGAQGVGRRSLKNKLLVSDPHLFGTTIPYTSRKPKAGERESRMYAFTSRSKMEADIKAGRYLEHGEYDGNLYGTKIDSIHEVAEAGRLCILDVHPQSLKILRTSEFLPYVVFIDAPEFEVLRSMNRAGIEAGVVSKELTDAELNRILDDSWRIKKAYGHYFDLTVVNDGLDRTYSSLKAELKKLSGVQQWVPVSWVF